From the Roseibium sp. HPY-6 genome, one window contains:
- a CDS encoding ABC transporter ATP-binding protein: MASLTISNAWKKYGDFLALRDINLDIEDGEFVVLVGPSGCGKSTLLSIIAGLEETSYGTLNMGSRDVTDLSAKDRNIAMVFQSYALYPTMSVRENITFGMENRKVPKDQQKKAVADVAKLLQIEALLERKPSQLSGGQRQRVAMGRALVRDPELFLFDEPLSNLDAKLRVEMRTEIKKLHKRLGQTIVYVTHDQIEAMTLSDRIVVMNGGIVQQFADPDTIYREPANRFVAGFMGSPSMNFIDAVVEGKPGNITLVRRSGDGELTIPLKDRHDELAAYAGRTVTIGARPEHFVLTSTGEDACVPISARVDVVEPTGPDTMLVFSSADLSLVAVLPANFRPEEDARIDLFLDLENICFFDPETTERIPRT; this comes from the coding sequence CTCGGGGTGCGGGAAATCCACGCTTCTTTCGATCATTGCCGGACTTGAGGAAACCTCCTATGGGACGCTGAACATGGGCAGCCGGGATGTGACCGACCTGTCCGCAAAGGACCGGAATATCGCCATGGTGTTCCAGTCCTACGCGCTTTACCCAACCATGTCGGTGCGAGAGAACATCACGTTCGGCATGGAAAACAGGAAGGTCCCCAAGGACCAGCAGAAAAAGGCGGTCGCGGACGTTGCAAAGCTTCTGCAGATCGAAGCGCTTCTGGAGCGGAAACCGTCGCAACTCTCAGGCGGACAACGACAGCGGGTTGCCATGGGGCGCGCGCTCGTGCGGGATCCTGAATTGTTCCTGTTTGACGAACCTCTTTCCAATCTCGATGCAAAGCTCCGCGTCGAGATGCGCACCGAAATCAAGAAGCTGCACAAACGTTTGGGCCAGACGATCGTGTATGTCACGCACGATCAGATCGAAGCGATGACGCTGTCGGATCGCATCGTGGTCATGAATGGCGGGATCGTTCAGCAATTCGCGGATCCGGACACGATCTACCGCGAACCGGCGAACAGGTTCGTTGCTGGCTTCATGGGATCGCCTTCCATGAATTTCATTGATGCGGTGGTCGAAGGTAAACCCGGAAACATCACCCTGGTTCGCCGGTCCGGCGACGGCGAACTGACGATCCCTCTGAAAGACCGTCATGATGAGCTTGCCGCCTATGCCGGCAGGACCGTTACCATAGGCGCGCGCCCGGAGCATTTCGTCCTGACCAGTACAGGTGAAGACGCATGCGTGCCGATTTCCGCCCGTGTCGATGTGGTTGAACCGACAGGCCCCGACACGATGCTGGTGTTTTCGTCTGCGGATCTTTCGCTTGTGGCGGTTTTGCCAGCGAATTTCCGCCCGGAGGAAGATGCCCGGATAGACCTCTTCCTCGACCTTGAGAACATCTGCTTTTTCGACCCCGAGACAACCGAGCGGATTCCGAGGACCTGA
- a CDS encoding SDR family oxidoreductase: MTDFALYPSLQGLNAFVTGGATGIGAAIVSAYAAQGVRVGFVDINENAGTAHRKRLKEQGAEVWFRAVDVTETRELQLAIEAFSERGGPIDLLVNNVANDTRHAWSDVTPEMWEKSLAVNLNPVFFAIQAVAAGMMERQRGSIINFGSISWKAKHGGMPAYTTAKAAIHGLTRSFVREFGAHGVRINTVLPGWVLTERQLTEHFGDDGNSILEQNQPLRGTISERDVAALVMFLSADDSSMCTGQEFTLDGGWI, from the coding sequence ATGACCGACTTCGCACTTTACCCGAGCCTTCAAGGCCTGAACGCATTCGTGACGGGAGGTGCGACCGGTATCGGGGCTGCGATCGTTTCGGCTTATGCGGCACAAGGTGTTCGGGTGGGGTTTGTCGACATCAATGAAAATGCGGGGACGGCTCATCGCAAACGGCTTAAAGAGCAAGGAGCAGAGGTCTGGTTCCGCGCCGTGGACGTTACCGAGACGCGGGAGCTGCAGTTGGCCATTGAGGCGTTTTCGGAGAGAGGAGGGCCGATCGATCTTCTGGTCAACAACGTCGCCAACGATACGCGCCACGCATGGAGCGACGTCACGCCGGAAATGTGGGAGAAGTCGCTCGCGGTCAATCTCAACCCGGTGTTCTTCGCCATACAGGCCGTTGCAGCCGGGATGATGGAAAGACAGCGCGGTTCGATCATCAATTTCGGCTCGATCTCCTGGAAGGCAAAACACGGGGGCATGCCCGCCTATACGACCGCAAAGGCCGCCATTCACGGGTTGACGCGTTCTTTTGTGCGGGAGTTCGGTGCACACGGCGTGCGCATAAACACCGTGCTTCCGGGCTGGGTGCTGACGGAAAGACAGCTGACAGAACATTTCGGTGATGACGGCAATTCCATTCTCGAACAAAACCAGCCTTTGCGCGGCACGATCAGCGAAAGGGATGTGGCGGCACTGGTGATGTTCCTGAGCGCCGACGACAGTTCCATGTGCACGGGCCAGGAATTTACGCTCGACGGCGGCTGGATCTAA
- a CDS encoding SDR family NAD(P)-dependent oxidoreductase, which translates to MNRIDLDGRVAIVTGAARGMGYAIAQRFLQSGASVMLWDLKEDTLRKAQKKLCAFGDVQAEQLDVVDFPAVRAAADRVKEKHGRIDILVNSAGIAGVNTPLADYPLDVWNQVMSVNLNGIFHTCKAVVPHMQSGGYGRIVNIASMAGKDGNPNASAYSVSKGAVITLTKSLGKELAQQGIAVNVVAPAVVGTEMLQDVTEEQLGYMLAKIPMGRMGTVEEISSLVSWLASEDCSYSTGAVYDLSGGRATY; encoded by the coding sequence ATGAACAGAATTGATCTAGACGGTCGTGTCGCGATCGTGACGGGAGCCGCGCGTGGCATGGGCTACGCGATTGCACAGCGGTTTTTGCAGTCCGGAGCGTCCGTTATGCTCTGGGACCTGAAAGAGGACACTTTGCGTAAGGCGCAGAAAAAACTTTGCGCATTTGGCGATGTGCAGGCCGAGCAGCTTGATGTCGTCGACTTTCCGGCCGTCCGGGCTGCCGCCGACCGCGTCAAGGAAAAGCATGGCAGGATCGACATTCTCGTCAATTCCGCCGGGATTGCCGGTGTGAATACACCGCTCGCTGATTATCCCCTTGATGTCTGGAACCAGGTCATGAGCGTCAACCTCAACGGGATTTTTCATACCTGCAAGGCTGTTGTGCCGCATATGCAATCCGGCGGCTACGGCAGGATCGTCAATATTGCCTCAATGGCAGGAAAGGACGGAAACCCAAATGCGTCCGCCTATTCGGTTTCAAAGGGCGCCGTCATCACGCTGACCAAGAGCCTCGGCAAGGAACTCGCGCAACAAGGCATTGCGGTAAATGTCGTTGCTCCTGCTGTCGTGGGGACTGAAATGCTTCAGGACGTAACCGAAGAGCAGCTCGGTTACATGCTTGCCAAGATCCCGATGGGGCGCATGGGCACGGTCGAAGAGATTTCGAGCCTCGTAAGCTGGCTCGCATCTGAAGACTGTTCCTATTCCACCGGTGCCGTCTACGATCTGTCTGGAGGCCGCGCAACTTACTAG
- a CDS encoding DUF1028 domain-containing protein: protein MTFSIVARDKATGYYGISVASRFFAAGAVVPHLAGQVGAIATQALVSPIYGTEGLSLLRSGVSAQRVIDTVVDRDDGSHSRQIHLIDAKGRAAAFTGDKCIDWCGHLIEDHVTVAGNMLAGPQVIEAAMEAYLTNTNLPFEERLLSAMEAAEAAGGDKRGRQSAALKIVHDEDYPWLDIRADDHAAPLEELRRLHAVAQERYLHFAELMPTRENIHGLLDRTEIDRKIADLEAERKKAGRLSASFATPAS, encoded by the coding sequence ATGACATTTTCAATTGTCGCTCGAGACAAGGCCACGGGGTACTATGGGATCTCTGTAGCGAGCCGCTTTTTTGCCGCTGGTGCCGTCGTGCCGCACCTGGCCGGACAGGTCGGTGCGATCGCAACGCAAGCACTGGTCAGTCCGATCTATGGAACGGAAGGGCTTTCCCTCCTCCGTTCGGGTGTCTCTGCACAAAGGGTCATCGATACGGTCGTGGACCGGGACGACGGGAGCCATTCCCGCCAGATCCACCTTATCGACGCAAAAGGCAGGGCCGCAGCCTTCACCGGTGACAAATGCATCGACTGGTGCGGTCATCTGATTGAAGACCACGTCACGGTTGCCGGAAACATGCTCGCGGGTCCGCAGGTTATCGAAGCCGCCATGGAAGCCTATCTGACAAACACCAACCTGCCCTTCGAAGAAAGGCTCTTGAGCGCGATGGAAGCGGCTGAGGCTGCCGGGGGAGACAAACGCGGGCGCCAGTCAGCAGCCCTCAAAATCGTACACGATGAAGACTATCCCTGGCTGGACATACGCGCCGACGACCATGCAGCGCCGCTGGAAGAACTCCGCCGGTTGCATGCGGTCGCACAGGAGCGCTATCTGCATTTCGCAGAACTGATGCCAACGCGCGAAAATATCCACGGCCTCCTCGATCGCACCGAAATCGACCGGAAAATCGCCGATCTGGAAGCGGAGAGAAAGAAAGCGGGACGCCTCAGTGCTTCGTTTGCAACGCCTGCAAGCTGA
- a CDS encoding gamma-glutamyltransferase family protein, protein MTVFTTRPEIKGTFGVVTSTHWIATAVGMRMLELGGNAFDAAVATGLALQVVEPHLNGPGGDLPVLFHNASQNETKVLCAQGAAPAGATISHYKSENIDLIPGNGLLATVIPGAFDGWMLLLRDHGVLPLRTVLEPAIHYASQGHPLLPRVSATIAGLKDFFESEWPTSYQTWVPGGSVPAPESNFTNPVLAETWSRILKEAEAATGREKQIDAARDCFYRGFIAEAIGDYLQTAEVMDGSGARHKAVLSADDLAGYAATYEDPVSAAYNGWTVLKTGPWGQGPVLLQSLSLLRGFDLASLEPTGPQFVHLVTEAMKLAYADREAYYGDPNFCDVPLNVLLSEAYNAERRSLICEQASTDLRPGVIPGFEDQVERTMKVIESAGISETGVYEPTMAHLSEKRGDTVHIDVIDRWGNIVSATPSGGWLQSSPVIPGLGFALNSRAQMYWLEDGLPGSLAPGKRPRTTLTPSIAFHDDGTALAFGTPGGDQQDQWQLALFLRLAHHERNLQAALDMPLFHTTHFPASFHPRQRQPGHIMAEESFGADTLSSLRSQGHSVEVADEWTIGRLTVAARDAHGLLRAGATPRLMQAYAAGR, encoded by the coding sequence ATGACAGTCTTTACCACCAGACCCGAGATCAAAGGCACCTTCGGTGTCGTTACGTCGACACACTGGATCGCCACTGCGGTGGGCATGCGCATGCTGGAACTCGGCGGCAATGCGTTTGATGCCGCAGTCGCAACCGGTCTTGCCCTTCAGGTTGTCGAGCCGCATCTCAACGGACCCGGCGGAGACCTGCCGGTCCTCTTCCACAACGCAAGTCAGAACGAAACCAAGGTCCTTTGCGCGCAAGGCGCTGCACCGGCAGGTGCAACAATCAGTCACTACAAGTCCGAAAACATCGACCTTATTCCCGGGAACGGCTTGCTTGCGACCGTCATCCCGGGAGCCTTTGACGGATGGATGCTGCTTCTGCGGGACCATGGCGTCCTACCGCTCAGAACCGTTCTTGAGCCGGCAATTCACTATGCCAGCCAAGGGCACCCGCTTCTGCCGCGTGTCAGTGCGACGATCGCGGGCCTGAAAGACTTCTTTGAGAGCGAATGGCCGACATCCTACCAAACCTGGGTTCCCGGCGGCAGCGTTCCAGCCCCTGAGTCGAATTTCACGAACCCGGTGCTGGCCGAAACATGGTCGAGGATTTTGAAAGAGGCCGAAGCTGCAACCGGGCGCGAGAAGCAGATCGATGCGGCCCGTGACTGCTTCTATCGCGGATTTATCGCAGAAGCCATCGGCGACTATCTGCAAACGGCCGAAGTGATGGATGGTTCCGGCGCTCGCCACAAAGCCGTTCTGAGCGCTGACGATCTTGCCGGCTATGCCGCTACGTATGAAGACCCGGTCAGCGCTGCTTATAACGGCTGGACGGTTCTGAAGACCGGCCCCTGGGGCCAGGGCCCTGTTCTTTTGCAGTCGTTGTCCCTTCTGCGCGGGTTCGATCTCGCGTCGCTCGAGCCCACCGGTCCACAATTCGTGCATCTTGTCACGGAGGCGATGAAACTCGCCTATGCGGATCGGGAGGCCTATTACGGCGATCCCAATTTCTGCGATGTCCCGCTGAATGTCCTCCTGTCAGAAGCTTACAACGCGGAGCGCAGATCGCTCATTTGCGAGCAGGCGTCCACCGATCTGCGGCCGGGTGTCATTCCCGGTTTTGAAGATCAGGTCGAACGCACGATGAAAGTCATCGAAAGCGCGGGTATTTCTGAAACCGGCGTCTATGAACCAACGATGGCGCATTTGTCGGAAAAACGCGGCGATACCGTCCACATCGATGTCATAGACCGCTGGGGCAATATCGTGTCCGCGACACCGTCAGGCGGATGGCTGCAATCGTCTCCGGTTATTCCCGGACTTGGGTTCGCGCTCAATTCCCGCGCCCAGATGTACTGGCTTGAAGACGGCCTTCCGGGCTCCCTGGCACCCGGGAAACGTCCGCGCACTACACTCACGCCGAGCATAGCGTTTCACGATGACGGGACAGCCCTCGCATTCGGCACCCCCGGCGGCGACCAGCAGGATCAGTGGCAGCTTGCCCTGTTCCTGCGCCTGGCACATCACGAACGCAATCTGCAGGCTGCCCTCGATATGCCGCTCTTTCACACCACGCATTTTCCGGCGTCCTTCCATCCGCGTCAGCGCCAGCCGGGGCATATCATGGCGGAAGAAAGCTTTGGCGCAGACACGCTCTCCAGCCTGAGAAGCCAAGGGCATTCGGTTGAAGTTGCCGATGAATGGACGATCGGCAGGCTGACGGTGGCAGCACGTGACGCGCACGGCTTGTTGCGGGCCGGTGCAACACCGCGCCTGATGCAGGCCTATGCGGCCGGCAGATGA
- a CDS encoding ABC transporter permease, producing the protein MPRAGSEEQPRSGNRAWKKLRANKSAFVGFLLVVFFVSIAILAPVLPIADPTATDWGAIRKGPSAAHWLGTDELGRDILSRMIWGAQASLLAGVVSVLIAVSIGVPFGLISGYFGGWIDQIISRATDALLATPFLILAIALAAFLGPSLTNAMIAIGLSAMPIFIRLTRGEVLAVKMEDYVEGAHAIGLSTPILLIRYILPNVFAPILVQATLTIATAIIAEASLSFLGLGQQPPAPSWGSMLNVAKNFMTQAPWMAMWPGIAIFLVVLGFNLLGDGLRDALDPRET; encoded by the coding sequence ATTCCGAGAGCCGGATCCGAGGAGCAACCAAGATCCGGAAACCGGGCCTGGAAGAAACTCAGGGCCAACAAGAGTGCCTTTGTGGGCTTCCTTCTGGTCGTGTTTTTTGTCTCCATTGCTATTCTTGCGCCCGTACTGCCGATCGCCGATCCGACCGCAACGGACTGGGGAGCCATTCGCAAGGGCCCTTCGGCCGCGCACTGGCTCGGGACCGACGAACTCGGACGCGACATTCTCTCCAGAATGATCTGGGGTGCACAGGCATCGCTGCTTGCAGGCGTTGTTTCCGTCCTGATTGCCGTCTCGATTGGTGTCCCCTTCGGCCTGATTTCAGGGTATTTCGGCGGCTGGATCGACCAGATCATCTCACGCGCAACCGATGCACTGCTCGCAACGCCATTTCTCATTCTGGCAATAGCACTTGCCGCATTTCTCGGACCGAGCCTGACCAACGCGATGATCGCAATTGGCCTGTCGGCGATGCCGATCTTTATCCGGCTGACACGGGGCGAAGTCCTGGCGGTCAAAATGGAAGACTATGTGGAAGGTGCTCACGCCATCGGCCTCTCCACACCGATCCTGCTGATACGCTACATCCTGCCGAACGTGTTCGCTCCCATTCTCGTTCAGGCAACCCTGACCATTGCGACGGCCATCATTGCGGAAGCGAGCCTGTCTTTTCTCGGGCTTGGCCAGCAGCCCCCCGCGCCAAGTTGGGGCTCGATGCTGAACGTTGCCAAGAACTTCATGACCCAGGCTCCCTGGATGGCGATGTGGCCAGGCATCGCGATCTTTCTGGTCGTCCTTGGCTTCAATCTACTCGGCGACGGGCTGCGAGACGCGCTCGATCCTCGTGAGACATAA
- a CDS encoding ABC transporter permease, translating into MLSFIARRLAIAIPTIFLVSVFVFFLQKLLPGDPALVLAGEERDPETLAFIREKYHLNEPILLQYYYWVSGMLQGDFGISLRTNQPVLELIGEKLPVTIQLAVMAMIIAMIIGIPAGIVSAVKKGTAVDYTANIVALSGLSIPNFWLGIMLIMLVSVHLGWLPASGYESPFVDPIRSLETMIMPAFVLGTALAATLMRHTRSAMLGVLRADYVRTARAKGLQEKVVVLKHAFRNALLPIVTLSALLFGELLAGAVLTEQIFTIPGFGKLIVDAVFTRDYAVVQGVVMCTAVGFILMNLIADVLYFLLNPRMRTAL; encoded by the coding sequence ATGCTGTCTTTCATCGCAAGACGATTGGCCATAGCTATCCCGACCATTTTTCTGGTCTCGGTATTCGTCTTTTTCTTGCAAAAGCTTTTGCCCGGAGATCCGGCGCTGGTTCTGGCAGGCGAAGAGCGCGACCCGGAGACGCTGGCGTTCATCCGGGAAAAGTACCACCTCAACGAACCGATCCTGCTGCAATATTATTACTGGGTCAGCGGCATGTTGCAGGGTGACTTCGGCATATCTCTGCGCACCAACCAGCCCGTTCTGGAACTCATCGGCGAAAAGCTTCCCGTGACGATCCAACTTGCTGTCATGGCCATGATTATTGCAATGATCATCGGCATACCAGCGGGCATCGTATCAGCGGTCAAGAAAGGTACTGCTGTCGACTACACCGCCAATATCGTTGCGCTATCCGGCCTGTCGATACCGAATTTCTGGCTTGGGATCATGTTGATCATGCTGGTCTCGGTCCATCTCGGCTGGCTGCCGGCCTCCGGCTATGAATCGCCGTTCGTCGATCCGATCCGATCCCTTGAAACGATGATCATGCCCGCCTTCGTGCTCGGAACGGCCCTGGCGGCAACCTTGATGCGCCATACACGCTCGGCAATGCTTGGGGTGCTGCGGGCCGATTATGTCCGGACCGCACGCGCGAAAGGGCTGCAGGAGAAAGTGGTTGTCCTGAAGCACGCCTTTCGGAACGCCCTGCTGCCGATCGTCACCCTGAGTGCCCTTTTGTTTGGTGAGCTGCTCGCTGGCGCCGTCCTGACCGAACAGATTTTCACGATCCCCGGCTTCGGCAAGCTGATCGTCGATGCCGTGTTCACGCGGGACTACGCCGTTGTTCAGGGCGTGGTCATGTGCACGGCGGTCGGCTTCATTCTCATGAACCTCATCGCCGATGTTCTGTATTTCCTCCTCAATCCACGCATGAGGACTGCCCTGTGA
- a CDS encoding ABC transporter substrate-binding protein, whose translation MRKSLLAALLLGVSSIITPAMAADLRIGLQEDPDVLDPDQSRTFVGRIVYASLCDKLVDITPDLEIIPQLATGWSWSDDGLTLTMDLRDDVTFHDGTPFDAEAVKANIDRSQNLPESRRKSEVKNIQSVEVTGPHQVQFKLKGPDATLLAQFADRSGMMLSPTAAAAAGVDLGAKPICSGPFKFVERVAQDRIVLEKFAEYWNADAINFDKVTFLPIPDTTVRLANLRSGDLDMLERLAATDAASVKGDGSLQYEEAVSLGYQGITVNVANGDRANNPLGQDAKIREAFSLSLDREAINQVVFEGAFAPGNQPYPPTSPWYDTDHPVPARDVEKAKALLKEAGFDSLDVEVQVANNPVQTQLMQVVQSMASEAGFNVKLKSMEFASLLSDQSAGNYQASQIGWSGRVDPDGNIHQFVTCEGGINDSKYCNPEIDALLDEARTSTDLEIRKEKYDAARDILNADMPLIYLYHVTWIWALSDKLEGFKPYPDGMIRLENVKFK comes from the coding sequence ATGCGTAAATCTCTCTTAGCAGCACTGCTTCTTGGTGTTTCGTCAATTATCACGCCAGCCATGGCGGCCGACCTTCGCATCGGTCTTCAGGAAGACCCGGACGTCCTTGACCCCGATCAATCGCGGACATTTGTCGGCCGTATCGTCTATGCGTCCCTTTGCGACAAGCTTGTCGACATTACACCGGATCTCGAAATCATTCCGCAACTCGCCACTGGCTGGTCCTGGTCCGACGACGGCCTGACCCTGACAATGGATCTGCGCGACGATGTCACGTTCCATGACGGTACACCGTTCGATGCCGAAGCTGTCAAAGCCAATATCGACCGCTCCCAGAACCTGCCCGAAAGCCGGCGCAAGAGTGAAGTCAAGAACATTCAGTCGGTTGAAGTCACCGGACCTCATCAGGTGCAGTTCAAGCTGAAAGGTCCCGATGCGACGCTGCTGGCTCAGTTTGCGGACCGGTCCGGCATGATGCTGTCACCGACCGCAGCAGCTGCTGCCGGGGTCGATCTGGGAGCGAAACCGATTTGCTCCGGCCCGTTCAAATTTGTCGAAAGGGTTGCGCAAGACAGGATTGTTCTTGAAAAGTTTGCCGAATACTGGAATGCGGACGCGATCAATTTCGACAAGGTCACCTTCCTGCCCATTCCCGACACGACCGTCCGTCTCGCAAACCTTCGCTCCGGCGATCTTGATATGCTCGAGCGCCTGGCGGCTACCGATGCTGCGTCCGTGAAAGGCGACGGATCGCTTCAATATGAAGAGGCCGTGAGCCTCGGCTATCAGGGGATCACGGTGAATGTTGCCAACGGAGACCGCGCCAACAATCCTCTGGGCCAGGACGCCAAGATACGAGAAGCCTTCAGCCTGTCCCTCGACCGCGAAGCAATCAACCAGGTCGTGTTTGAAGGCGCATTTGCACCCGGCAACCAGCCCTATCCGCCGACGAGCCCCTGGTACGACACAGACCATCCGGTTCCGGCAAGAGACGTTGAAAAGGCCAAGGCGCTTTTGAAAGAAGCCGGTTTCGACAGTCTTGATGTCGAAGTCCAGGTCGCCAACAACCCGGTACAAACGCAGCTCATGCAGGTCGTACAATCAATGGCTTCTGAAGCCGGCTTCAACGTCAAACTGAAGTCGATGGAATTTGCCAGCCTCCTGTCGGACCAGTCTGCGGGCAACTATCAGGCCAGCCAGATCGGATGGTCGGGACGCGTCGATCCGGATGGCAACATCCATCAGTTCGTGACCTGTGAAGGCGGGATCAACGACAGCAAATACTGCAATCCCGAAATTGACGCCCTTCTGGACGAAGCCCGGACTTCAACGGATCTGGAGATCCGCAAGGAAAAGTACGACGCGGCCCGCGACATCCTGAACGCGGACATGCCGCTCATCTACCTCTACCACGTTACGTGGATCTGGGCTCTCTCGGACAAGCTTGAAGGCTTCAAACCTTATCCGGACGGAATGATCCGTCTGGAAAACGTGAAGTTCAAGTAA
- a CDS encoding dipeptide ABC transporter ATP-binding protein: MKHFAQDTILEARNVGRNFTRGGGLFHPMTIVRAVDGVDLAVKRGETLAIVGESGCGKSTLARTLVRLLEPTSGEVLYEGNDIAHLPARDMRKLRKDLQFVFQDPFSSLNPRMTVGAIVEEPLTVHTNDSKAERQKKVVTLLQRVGLRASMADRYPHEFSGGQRQRIGIARALASDPKVIVADEPVSALDVSVQAQVINLLEDLKTEFNLTLILIAHDLAVIRHMSDRVAVMYLGEVVEIGDTETVYGTPRHPYTQALMRSIPVPAPGMRSMKADLPGDIPSPLNPPPGCRFHTRCRHAGERCGTERPTLETANGSREVACHHWQKIAGTQTRQKQEPSRSAATEKRFSLYREWSEKMSISTASSPGTTPTQRKDKNA; the protein is encoded by the coding sequence CGGTCTTTTCCATCCAATGACAATCGTCAGGGCCGTCGACGGTGTAGACCTGGCGGTCAAGCGCGGCGAAACGCTCGCCATTGTAGGGGAGAGCGGATGCGGGAAATCGACACTCGCCAGAACCCTGGTCCGGCTCTTGGAACCTACCAGTGGTGAGGTGCTTTACGAAGGCAATGACATTGCTCACCTTCCAGCCCGTGATATGCGCAAGCTGCGCAAGGACCTGCAGTTCGTTTTCCAGGATCCTTTCTCGTCGCTCAATCCGAGGATGACCGTCGGGGCCATCGTTGAAGAGCCGCTGACCGTTCACACCAACGACAGCAAAGCTGAACGACAAAAGAAGGTGGTCACTCTGCTGCAGCGAGTCGGGCTTCGCGCGAGCATGGCGGACAGATACCCGCACGAATTTTCAGGTGGTCAGCGGCAGCGCATCGGCATAGCCCGTGCCCTTGCGAGCGATCCGAAAGTGATTGTTGCCGACGAGCCTGTCTCAGCCCTCGATGTGTCCGTGCAGGCCCAGGTGATCAATCTGCTTGAAGACTTGAAAACCGAATTCAATCTCACATTGATCCTGATCGCCCATGATCTCGCTGTGATCCGTCACATGAGCGACAGGGTCGCAGTCATGTATCTCGGCGAGGTCGTTGAGATTGGTGATACGGAAACTGTCTACGGCACTCCCCGGCACCCCTACACCCAGGCGCTGATGCGCTCGATCCCGGTTCCAGCGCCCGGGATGCGATCAATGAAGGCGGATCTTCCGGGCGATATCCCCTCGCCGCTGAACCCTCCTCCCGGCTGCCGTTTTCATACCCGTTGCCGGCATGCCGGCGAACGTTGCGGAACCGAGCGTCCAACGCTTGAAACTGCCAATGGATCACGTGAGGTCGCCTGCCATCACTGGCAGAAAATCGCAGGCACCCAGACCAGACAAAAACAAGAACCGTCCCGAAGCGCGGCCACTGAAAAACGCTTTTCCCTTTACCGGGAATGGAGCGAAAAAATGTCGATAAGCACAGCCTCCTCCCCCGGTACCACTCCCACCCAGAGGAAAGACAAAAATGCGTAA